From one Butyricimonas faecihominis genomic stretch:
- a CDS encoding DUF3575 domain-containing protein gives MRVRAQEHQHKTDSTNNIVLYFKIDGAILDSTYMGNNESLKKLDELIKNELIIPNLDSITIVASSSPDGKEAYNLELSRKRAESVKAYITGKYPEIKKELVYARYTGENWVDFKRMIETDKNIPHRERLINIINSDRENGAKEWLIKTLANGESWRYIRKNFLPQLRTGAVCVIYYKREPVKEEKKEEPKKEEKIIPPQKSEPETPVIPLIISKPLFAMKTNLLYDVLSAVNLEIEIPIGKQWSVAAEGIFPWWKASRADWTMQLLSGHASVKYWLGDRDAKEVLTGWNIGLYGGVGKYDLQLFDKDGEQGDFFDAGLQAAYAHKIGKHFHMEYSLGVGYLQRDTKEYDKVNDTMYGDIKVFRFPWKVERKQWFGPTFAKVSLVWLLNKKTVKKEGGVK, from the coding sequence ATGCGTGTTCGGGCTCAGGAACATCAACACAAGACAGACTCGACAAACAACATTGTCCTCTATTTTAAAATTGACGGGGCTATTTTAGATAGCACGTACATGGGAAACAATGAATCTTTGAAGAAACTGGATGAGTTAATCAAAAATGAATTAATCATACCTAATCTCGACTCCATTACCATCGTGGCCTCCTCTTCTCCTGATGGCAAGGAAGCATACAACCTGGAGTTATCGAGGAAAAGAGCCGAAAGTGTCAAAGCTTATATCACGGGGAAATATCCCGAGATCAAAAAAGAGCTTGTCTATGCACGATACACCGGTGAGAACTGGGTTGATTTCAAACGTATGATCGAAACGGATAAAAACATCCCGCACCGGGAAAGATTAATTAACATCATAAATTCCGATCGTGAGAACGGAGCCAAGGAATGGTTGATCAAGACTCTAGCGAACGGGGAATCATGGCGTTATATCAGGAAAAACTTCTTACCACAATTACGCACGGGTGCTGTCTGCGTGATCTACTATAAGCGGGAGCCTGTCAAGGAAGAAAAGAAGGAGGAACCGAAGAAAGAAGAGAAGATTATCCCTCCACAAAAATCGGAACCGGAGACTCCGGTCATCCCGCTAATCATCTCGAAACCGTTATTCGCCATGAAAACGAACCTTCTCTACGACGTGCTTTCGGCCGTGAACCTAGAAATAGAAATTCCCATCGGTAAACAATGGTCCGTGGCTGCAGAAGGAATATTCCCGTGGTGGAAAGCATCACGTGCCGACTGGACCATGCAATTACTATCGGGACACGCCAGCGTGAAATACTGGCTCGGGGATCGTGACGCAAAAGAAGTTCTCACGGGATGGAACATTGGCCTTTACGGCGGAGTGGGGAAATACGATCTACAACTTTTCGATAAAGACGGGGAACAAGGCGACTTCTTTGATGCAGGTCTTCAAGCCGCTTACGCTCACAAGATCGGCAAGCATTTCCACATGGAGTATAGCCTCGGCGTGGGTTATTTACAAAGGGACACGAAAGAGTATGATAAAGTGAACGACACGATGTACGGGGACATAAAAGTTTTCAGGTTCCCGTGGAAAGTAGAGAGGAAACAATGGTTTGGTCCAACGTTCGCAAAAGTTTCCCTCGTTTGGTTATTAAATAAAAAAACAGTAAAAAAAGAAGGAGGTGTGAAATGA
- the ppdK gene encoding pyruvate, phosphate dikinase — protein MSTKYVYTFGDGKAEGKADMRNLLGGKGANLAEMNLIGVPVPAGFTITTEVCTLYNQEGKDAVIKLIENDVKAGIAATEKLMNAKFGSKGEAFPLLVSVRSGARVSMPGMMDTVLNLGMNDDAVKIVAEKSGNARFAWDSYRRFVQMYGDVVMGVAAGKGEHNPFEVEIDKLKAEKNISNDTEFSAEDLQELVRRFKIVVKTKTGKDFPTCPWEQLWGAICAVFDSWMTERAVLYRQLNQIPEEWGTAVNVQAMVYGNMGNNSATGVAFTRDAATGEDIFNGEYLINAQGEDVVAGIRTPQEITIEGSRRWAKMQNISEEERAAKYPSLEESMPAAYAELNAVQQKLEDYFHDMQDLEFTIQDGKLWMLQTRNGKRTGTAMVKMAVDMLEQGMINEETAILRLEAAKLDELLHPVFDKESQSKAKVLTKGLPASPGAACGRVVFFADEAEEWKNRGEQVVLVRLETSPEDLRGMNVSEGILTARGGMTSHAAVVARGMGKCCVSGAGEIVVDYHKRSFTVKGVTINEGDWISLNGSTGEVYLGKVATTEASLDHDFRTIMDLAEKHTRMYVRTNADTPRDAKVARDFGAKGVGLCRTEHMFFEGDRIDAMREMILSDTVEQRRIALSKILPMQRSDFEGILEAMDGFGVTIRLLDPPLHEFTPNEPESQKYMAEKMGISVEVVKEKVDALHEFNPMLGHRGCRLGITYPEITEMQARAIIEAACNLKLKGFNPKPEIMVPLVGTVKELRQQANIIRCTADVVFAEKGVKVDYMVGTMIEIPRAALTADQIAEVAEFFSFGTNDLTQMTFGYSRDDAGKFLPEYIKKGILKTDPFAVLDQEGVGQLVQMGAQKGRSTNSKLKLGICGEHGGEPSSVIFCDKVGMDYVSCSPFRVPIARLAAAQAAIMHTNK, from the coding sequence ATGAGTACGAAGTACGTTTACACCTTTGGTGACGGAAAAGCAGAAGGAAAAGCAGACATGAGAAACCTGCTAGGAGGCAAAGGCGCCAATCTTGCCGAAATGAATCTCATCGGAGTTCCTGTACCTGCAGGTTTTACTATCACAACAGAAGTTTGTACCCTTTATAATCAAGAAGGAAAAGACGCTGTCATAAAACTAATCGAGAATGATGTTAAAGCCGGTATCGCAGCTACAGAAAAGTTAATGAATGCCAAATTCGGATCAAAAGGAGAGGCTTTCCCTCTTTTAGTTTCCGTGCGTTCCGGAGCCAGGGTGTCCATGCCGGGTATGATGGATACCGTGTTGAACTTGGGAATGAATGATGATGCCGTTAAAATCGTGGCTGAAAAATCAGGTAACGCCAGATTTGCATGGGATTCATACCGTCGTTTCGTACAAATGTATGGAGATGTCGTGATGGGCGTTGCAGCCGGAAAAGGCGAACACAACCCGTTCGAAGTTGAAATCGACAAATTAAAAGCAGAAAAAAATATTTCTAACGACACCGAATTCTCGGCTGAAGACCTGCAAGAACTTGTTCGTCGTTTCAAAATTGTCGTTAAAACCAAAACCGGTAAAGATTTCCCGACCTGCCCGTGGGAGCAATTATGGGGAGCCATCTGCGCCGTGTTCGATTCATGGATGACGGAGCGTGCCGTTCTGTACCGCCAGTTGAATCAAATCCCTGAAGAATGGGGAACAGCGGTAAATGTTCAAGCCATGGTTTACGGAAACATGGGTAACAATTCTGCGACCGGAGTTGCTTTCACGCGTGATGCCGCTACCGGTGAAGATATTTTCAACGGAGAATACCTGATCAACGCGCAAGGAGAGGACGTTGTTGCCGGAATCCGCACCCCGCAGGAGATTACCATCGAGGGATCGCGCCGTTGGGCTAAAATGCAAAATATCTCAGAAGAAGAGCGTGCCGCTAAATATCCTTCACTGGAAGAATCCATGCCAGCCGCCTACGCTGAATTAAATGCCGTTCAACAAAAACTGGAAGACTATTTCCACGATATGCAAGACCTTGAATTTACCATCCAAGACGGTAAATTATGGATGTTGCAAACCCGTAACGGAAAACGTACCGGTACGGCTATGGTAAAAATGGCGGTTGACATGCTCGAACAAGGCATGATCAATGAAGAAACCGCTATACTTCGCTTGGAAGCGGCTAAACTGGATGAATTACTTCACCCGGTATTCGACAAAGAATCACAATCCAAAGCAAAAGTATTAACCAAAGGTTTACCGGCATCCCCGGGAGCCGCTTGCGGACGTGTCGTATTCTTTGCTGACGAGGCGGAAGAATGGAAAAACAGAGGCGAGCAAGTAGTATTAGTCCGTTTGGAAACTTCTCCCGAAGATTTACGCGGAATGAACGTTTCCGAAGGTATCCTTACCGCACGGGGGGGTATGACCTCTCATGCGGCTGTTGTTGCCCGCGGTATGGGTAAATGCTGTGTTTCCGGAGCCGGAGAAATCGTTGTTGATTACCACAAACGTTCCTTCACAGTGAAAGGTGTTACCATCAATGAAGGCGACTGGATTTCTTTGAACGGTTCTACCGGAGAAGTTTACTTGGGTAAAGTAGCCACCACCGAGGCGTCACTGGACCATGACTTCAGAACTATCATGGATTTGGCCGAGAAACATACTCGCATGTACGTGAGAACCAATGCAGACACACCTCGTGATGCCAAAGTAGCACGTGATTTCGGTGCCAAGGGTGTTGGTCTTTGCCGCACGGAACACATGTTCTTCGAAGGCGACCGTATCGACGCCATGCGTGAAATGATCCTGTCTGATACCGTTGAACAACGCCGTATCGCTTTGTCAAAAATCCTTCCGATGCAAAGAAGTGACTTCGAGGGAATCCTTGAGGCTATGGACGGATTCGGAGTTACCATCCGTTTATTAGACCCGCCATTACATGAATTTACCCCGAACGAGCCGGAATCTCAAAAATATATGGCTGAAAAAATGGGTATTTCAGTAGAAGTTGTCAAAGAAAAAGTGGATGCGTTACACGAATTCAACCCGATGTTAGGTCACCGCGGTTGCCGTTTAGGAATCACTTACCCGGAAATCACCGAAATGCAAGCCCGTGCAATCATTGAAGCTGCTTGTAACTTGAAGCTGAAAGGCTTTAACCCGAAGCCGGAAATCATGGTTCCGTTGGTAGGTACTGTGAAAGAATTAAGACAACAAGCGAACATCATCCGTTGCACTGCTGACGTGGTATTTGCAGAAAAGGGCGTGAAAGTAGATTACATGGTAGGAACCATGATTGAAATTCCTCGTGCCGCATTAACCGCAGACCAAATTGCAGAAGTTGCAGAATTCTTCTCTTTCGGTACGAACGACTTAACCCAGATGACTTTCGGATATTCTCGCGATGACGCTGGTAAATTCTTACCGGAATATATCAAGAAAGGTATCTTGAAGACCGATCCGTTCGCCGTATTGGATCAAGAAGGCGTGGGACAATTAGTTCAAATGGGAGCTCAAAAAGGACGTTCAACTAACAGCAAGTTGAAACTCGGAATCTGTGGAGAACATGGTGGAGAACCCTCTTCCGTGATCTTCTGCGACAAAGTGGGTATGGACTACGTTTCATGTTCACCGTTCCGTGTACCCATCGCACGTTTGGCTGCGGCTCAGGCTGCTATCATGCACACCAACAAATAA
- the ffh gene encoding signal recognition particle protein — protein sequence MFENLSERLEKSFKILKGQGKITEINVAETLKEVRRSLLDADVNYKIAKEFTNTVKEKALGMNVLTAVKPGQMMVKIVHDELIQLMGGTHVDINIKGNPAVILMSGLQGSGKTTFSGKLANLLKTKRGKHPLLVACDVYRPAAIEQLKVLGEQIGVPVYSEEGNNDPVKIALNAVKEARATGKDVVIVDTAGRLAIDEQMMNEIAAIKKAIDPEETLFVVDAMTGQDAVNTAKEFNDRLNFDGVILTKLDGDTRGGAALSIRTVVSKPIKFVGTGEKLEALDVFHPERMADRILGMGDIVSLVEKAQEQFDAEEAKKLQKKIAKNQFNFNDFLSQIQQIKKMGNIKDLASMIPGVGKALKDVDIDDDAFKGVEAIIYSMTPEERENPELINGSRRKRIASGSGTTIQDVNRLLKQFDESKKMMRMLSKGGKMMGNAPMKRR from the coding sequence ATGTTTGAGAATCTATCGGAGAGGTTAGAAAAATCGTTTAAGATTTTAAAAGGACAGGGAAAGATCACCGAGATTAACGTGGCCGAAACGCTTAAAGAGGTGAGACGTTCATTGTTGGATGCCGACGTAAACTATAAGATCGCGAAAGAGTTTACCAACACGGTAAAAGAAAAGGCATTGGGAATGAACGTGCTGACGGCCGTGAAACCGGGTCAGATGATGGTGAAGATTGTTCACGATGAATTGATCCAGTTGATGGGAGGGACCCATGTCGATATTAATATAAAAGGTAATCCGGCTGTTATCTTGATGTCGGGTCTGCAAGGTTCCGGTAAAACAACATTTTCTGGTAAACTGGCTAATTTACTGAAGACAAAGCGGGGAAAACATCCTTTGTTAGTAGCTTGTGACGTTTACCGTCCTGCAGCTATCGAGCAGTTAAAAGTGCTTGGGGAGCAGATCGGGGTACCCGTGTATAGCGAGGAAGGAAACAATGATCCTGTGAAAATTGCCTTGAATGCCGTGAAAGAGGCCCGGGCTACGGGTAAAGATGTCGTGATTGTCGATACTGCGGGACGTTTGGCTATTGACGAGCAGATGATGAATGAAATTGCTGCCATCAAGAAAGCAATCGATCCGGAAGAGACCCTTTTCGTGGTGGATGCCATGACCGGACAGGATGCCGTGAACACGGCGAAGGAATTTAACGATCGTCTGAACTTTGATGGTGTGATCCTGACCAAGCTGGATGGTGATACCCGTGGTGGTGCGGCATTGTCTATTCGTACCGTGGTGAGTAAGCCAATTAAATTTGTCGGTACGGGTGAAAAACTGGAGGCTCTTGATGTGTTCCATCCCGAACGTATGGCTGACCGTATCTTGGGTATGGGTGATATTGTTTCTTTGGTTGAAAAAGCTCAGGAGCAATTTGACGCGGAGGAGGCGAAGAAGTTACAGAAAAAGATCGCCAAGAATCAGTTTAATTTTAATGACTTCTTGAGCCAGATTCAGCAGATCAAAAAGATGGGTAACATAAAAGATCTGGCATCCATGATCCCGGGTGTGGGTAAAGCATTGAAAGATGTGGATATTGATGATGATGCGTTTAAAGGAGTTGAGGCTATCATTTACTCGATGACCCCGGAAGAGCGGGAGAATCCGGAACTAATCAACGGTTCTCGTCGTAAACGTATTGCATCCGGTAGCGGTACCACTATTCAAGATGTAAATCGCTTGTTGAAACAGTTCGATGAATCCAAAAAGATGATGCGAATGTTATCCAAGGGCGGTAAGATGATGGGGAATGCCCCGATGAAGAGACGCTAA
- a CDS encoding TIGR01212 family radical SAM protein (This family includes YhcC from E. coli K-12, an uncharacterized radical SAM protein.) yields MKFELGKKRYNDYPTFFKTLFEERVQKLSIDGGFTCPNRDGSKGVGGCSFCNNESFNPDYCRAVRGITEQIDEGIRFFARKYKGQRYLAYFQAYSNTYAPLDVLKLRYEEALAHPMISGLVIGTRPDVVSEEVLDYLEELARRYYVCVEYGVESVNDTVLRQVNRGHDFAVAEQAIRATAGRGITIGAHLIFGLPGESRESMLEGAIRLCELPIQVLKLHQLQIVKGTRLAEQYLENPALFRLYTLDEYLDFVVEVIERIRSDVYLERFVNQSPPEYLIAPQWGIKNFEFTAKLDKRLEELDTWQGRLKDKS; encoded by the coding sequence ATGAAATTTGAACTCGGTAAAAAACGATATAATGATTATCCGACTTTTTTTAAAACTCTTTTCGAGGAAAGGGTACAAAAGTTGTCGATAGATGGAGGATTCACTTGTCCTAACCGGGATGGGAGTAAGGGAGTGGGGGGATGTTCGTTCTGTAATAACGAGAGTTTTAACCCCGATTATTGTCGAGCGGTGCGGGGAATTACGGAACAGATCGATGAAGGTATCCGTTTTTTTGCCCGGAAGTATAAGGGACAAAGATATTTGGCTTATTTTCAGGCGTATTCGAACACGTATGCGCCGTTAGACGTGTTGAAGTTACGTTATGAAGAGGCTTTGGCTCATCCGATGATCTCGGGATTGGTAATCGGGACGCGACCGGATGTGGTGAGCGAGGAGGTTTTGGATTATCTGGAGGAATTGGCAAGGCGGTATTATGTCTGCGTGGAATACGGGGTGGAGTCCGTGAATGATACTGTTTTACGTCAGGTAAACCGGGGACATGATTTTGCCGTTGCAGAACAGGCTATCCGAGCTACAGCGGGACGTGGAATAACGATTGGTGCGCATTTGATTTTCGGGTTACCGGGGGAAAGTCGTGAATCCATGTTGGAGGGGGCTATTCGTTTGTGTGAATTGCCGATTCAAGTATTGAAACTTCACCAGTTGCAAATTGTGAAAGGGACTCGATTGGCGGAACAATATTTGGAAAATCCGGCACTCTTTCGTCTTTACACGTTGGATGAATATTTGGATTTTGTCGTGGAAGTTATCGAACGTATCCGGTCCGATGTTTATTTGGAGCGTTTCGTGAATCAATCACCTCCCGAATATTTAATCGCTCCACAATGGGGAATTAAAAATTTCGAGTTCACGGCAAAATTGGATAAACGTTTGGAAGAATTGGATACGTGGCAGGGAAGGTTAAAAGATAAAAGTTAA
- the folD gene encoding bifunctional methylenetetrahydrofolate dehydrogenase/methenyltetrahydrofolate cyclohydrolase FolD translates to MEIIDGKKISAQVKQELADEIAAFVAEGKKVPHLVAVLVGNDGASETYVASKVKACQAVGMKSSELRYGDDITEEQLLAVIDKLNEDPDVDGFIVQLPLPKHISEEKVLNRIHPDKDVDGFHPCNVGRMVLGLPTYLPATPAGIVELLTRYNIPTEGKHCVVVGRSNIVGTPMAVLMSRKAKNANCTVTLCHSRTANLKDITRQADILIVAIGVPHFLKEDMVKEGAVVVDVGIHRIPSETAKNGWKLVGDVDYDHVAPKCSYITPVPGGVGPMTIVTLLQNTIKACKAKH, encoded by the coding sequence ATGGAAATTATTGACGGTAAAAAAATTTCAGCACAGGTAAAGCAAGAGCTTGCAGATGAAATCGCTGCTTTCGTGGCAGAAGGGAAAAAGGTTCCGCATTTGGTTGCTGTACTTGTAGGAAATGACGGGGCTAGCGAAACGTACGTTGCTAGTAAAGTGAAGGCCTGTCAGGCGGTAGGGATGAAAAGTTCAGAATTGCGTTATGGTGATGACATCACTGAAGAGCAGTTGTTGGCAGTCATTGATAAGTTGAACGAGGACCCCGATGTGGATGGGTTTATTGTGCAGTTACCTCTCCCGAAACATATTTCCGAAGAGAAAGTTTTGAACCGTATTCATCCGGATAAGGATGTGGATGGTTTCCATCCTTGTAACGTGGGTCGCATGGTGTTAGGATTACCAACCTATTTGCCAGCAACCCCGGCGGGTATTGTGGAATTGCTGACCCGTTATAACATCCCGACAGAAGGCAAGCATTGTGTTGTTGTCGGAAGAAGTAATATCGTGGGAACACCCATGGCGGTATTGATGTCCCGGAAAGCCAAAAATGCTAATTGTACCGTTACATTATGTCATAGTAGAACGGCGAATTTGAAAGATATTACTCGGCAGGCGGATATTTTGATCGTGGCGATTGGTGTTCCGCATTTCCTGAAAGAAGATATGGTGAAAGAGGGAGCTGTTGTGGTGGATGTCGGGATTCATCGTATTCCTTCGGAAACTGCAAAGAATGGCTGGAAATTGGTCGGTGACGTGGATTATGACCACGTGGCTCCTAAATGTTCATATATTACTCCGGTTCCCGGTGGTGTGGGACCGATGACCATCGTGACGTTGTTGCAAAACACGATAAAAGCTTGTAAAGCAAAACATTAA
- a CDS encoding prolyl-tRNA synthetase associated domain-containing protein, translating to MVGQEKVYETLAALGIEFEYTEHPAAPTIEIARQYWKNLDSTHCKNLFFRNHKGNRHYLVILQCDHDMAIHDMEKMLKQGKLSFASETRMEKYLGLRPGSVSPFGLLNDAEHHVYVFLDKHLQEAKRLSFHPNDNHASLAIKTEDFIRYMDYVGNAYEWIELY from the coding sequence ATGGTAGGACAGGAGAAAGTATATGAAACGTTGGCAGCTCTGGGGATAGAGTTTGAATATACGGAACATCCGGCTGCACCGACGATTGAGATTGCCAGACAATATTGGAAAAATCTGGATAGTACACATTGCAAGAACTTGTTTTTCAGAAATCACAAGGGGAATCGTCATTATTTGGTAATTCTTCAATGTGATCATGATATGGCTATCCATGATATGGAAAAAATGTTGAAGCAGGGTAAGTTAAGTTTTGCCTCTGAAACTCGAATGGAAAAATATTTGGGATTACGTCCCGGTTCTGTCAGTCCTTTTGGTTTGCTGAATGATGCGGAACACCACGTGTATGTATTTCTGGATAAGCATTTACAGGAAGCCAAAAGATTATCATTCCACCCGAATGACAATCACGCCTCGTTAGCCATAAAAACGGAAGATTTCATTCGTTATATGGATTACGTGGGAAATGCTTACGAGTGGATAGAACTATATTAA
- a CDS encoding fimbrillin family protein: protein MLTAAAMLAGCAKNDVVDSEINKEGNLIGFSTYKNISRGNPVDDNNEFLTKDNAFGVTAFIKINAVLNESPYMGTTAEGIQIVSDGAKWTYAQASDQAYWPVNGELLDFYAYSPHENAAITAKTFATTGLTLNYTVPAEEANQVDLMYAVATNQTKPDNGNSVTMPFKHALTQVHFAIGTSATNLFVDVEENGIQIHNLKNTGTFASSTEAWTLNTEATPASYTVTSDAINEAGYQVTNGAQAFTTIGSADKALMLLPQTLEANTENVGTGNYLTINCKIYQKLADGIKIYLKGSESKYAPVTVGISGEWKRNQKITYNLNIGATAGILNPIEFETTVEEWQPVDGGTIEVK from the coding sequence ATGCTAACTGCGGCAGCCATGCTTGCCGGTTGCGCAAAAAACGACGTGGTTGATTCGGAAATCAATAAGGAGGGTAACCTGATCGGGTTCTCCACTTACAAGAACATCTCCAGGGGAAACCCGGTAGATGACAATAACGAATTTTTAACAAAAGACAACGCCTTTGGAGTAACTGCATTTATCAAGATAAATGCAGTCCTAAATGAAAGTCCTTACATGGGAACGACTGCCGAGGGCATTCAAATCGTATCTGACGGGGCGAAATGGACTTACGCCCAAGCAAGCGATCAAGCTTACTGGCCTGTGAATGGCGAATTGCTTGATTTTTACGCCTATTCCCCGCACGAGAATGCAGCTATCACGGCGAAAACTTTCGCCACGACCGGTTTAACGTTGAACTATACCGTTCCAGCCGAAGAAGCCAATCAAGTGGACTTAATGTACGCTGTTGCCACAAACCAAACAAAACCTGATAACGGAAACAGCGTAACCATGCCATTCAAACACGCCTTGACTCAGGTGCATTTTGCAATCGGGACAAGTGCCACAAACCTGTTCGTGGATGTTGAGGAGAACGGGATTCAAATTCACAATCTGAAAAACACGGGAACTTTTGCATCTTCGACAGAAGCATGGACTTTAAACACTGAGGCTACTCCAGCCAGCTACACGGTTACCTCCGATGCCATTAATGAAGCAGGTTATCAAGTAACGAATGGCGCTCAAGCATTCACCACGATCGGAAGCGCAGACAAGGCATTGATGCTATTGCCACAAACCTTGGAGGCAAATACAGAAAATGTAGGAACTGGTAATTACCTGACGATCAATTGCAAGATATACCAAAAACTTGCAGATGGTATAAAAATTTATCTAAAAGGTAGCGAAAGTAAATATGCTCCTGTAACAGTCGGTATTTCCGGAGAGTGGAAAAGAAATCAAAAGATCACTTACAACTTAAACATCGGCGCAACAGCAGGCATTTTGAATCCGATCGAATTCGAAACGACAGTAGAAGAGTGGCAACCTGTTGATGGTGGTACCATCGAGGTAAAATAG
- a CDS encoding aspartate kinase, with protein MISVAQAVEGIVKHKPYLSESLAAGIINISALARQIQEEVEKLLGKPVNAGAIVMALNRLAPYLQVREQVQLNKLLNNMGDIILRSNLCDYTFKNSNTLMDCHIRVLKSIARRDEVFYTMVQGVFETNLVVSEIMEGMVDEHFKEEQCIFKKNGLSSVTLKLPKGNILQPGFYYCIMKELSWEGINLTEVISSTNEFTVVVDNSLIDKTFVVLKNISRK; from the coding sequence ATGATCAGTGTAGCCCAAGCAGTGGAAGGAATCGTAAAGCATAAACCTTATTTGTCGGAATCTTTGGCGGCAGGGATTATCAATATCTCGGCTTTGGCCCGACAGATACAGGAAGAAGTGGAGAAATTATTGGGAAAGCCGGTAAATGCAGGTGCAATCGTGATGGCGTTGAATCGGTTGGCTCCTTATTTACAAGTGCGGGAACAGGTACAATTAAACAAGTTGCTGAATAACATGGGGGATATTATCTTGAGGAGTAACTTGTGTGATTACACGTTTAAAAATTCGAATACTCTGATGGATTGCCATATCCGGGTGCTGAAATCCATTGCACGAAGAGACGAGGTCTTCTACACGATGGTGCAGGGGGTTTTCGAGACCAACCTTGTCGTGAGTGAAATCATGGAAGGGATGGTGGATGAACATTTCAAGGAGGAACAGTGTATTTTCAAAAAGAATGGTTTGTCGTCCGTTACGTTGAAGCTCCCTAAAGGAAATATATTGCAACCCGGTTTCTATTATTGCATAATGAAGGAGTTATCTTGGGAGGGGATCAACTTGACGGAGGTTATTTCTTCCACCAACGAGTTTACCGTTGTGGTAGATAATTCGTTAATAGACAAAACGTTTGTGGTGTTGAAGAACATCAGTCGGAAATAG
- a CDS encoding DUF5119 domain-containing protein encodes MKNIIYIATLCFTLACSSCDRDNLFYATEEQGFVRLNINWEPSQLEPNGTSAYVFDNESGKAVCECLISSDPNTIDIPLYPGKYDIMVINNTEEELASIDFTGIENLHTFNAVISANKEPKYANLLSKAEDNNSYLTACDILARALVKAIEITPKDIHYYKEKPATGEHEVSQTIEVTPERQTELIDIEVKVMNITSAAGAPRSHLTAMCESENMEKAIKFGHGITHEFVLNNKRVDPDNYKLATITKQLISFGPEKANGKCLNDHQLVMNFILVNGETHTVSLNVKDLIETSHDGVQTVHKIRAEVTLPEAIGNGDGVFHPEVEEWEEIETELPI; translated from the coding sequence ATGAAAAACATAATTTATATCGCAACTCTTTGTTTCACACTTGCCTGCTCTTCATGCGACAGGGACAATCTGTTTTACGCCACGGAAGAACAAGGATTTGTACGCCTGAATATCAATTGGGAACCCTCACAATTAGAACCGAACGGTACCTCAGCCTACGTGTTCGACAACGAAAGCGGAAAAGCTGTCTGTGAATGTTTGATCAGCAGCGACCCTAACACGATTGATATTCCCCTTTACCCGGGTAAATATGACATCATGGTGATAAACAACACGGAAGAGGAATTAGCAAGCATTGACTTTACCGGTATCGAAAACCTACACACGTTCAACGCTGTCATTTCGGCCAATAAAGAGCCGAAGTACGCGAATCTATTATCAAAAGCAGAAGATAATAATTCCTACTTGACAGCATGCGACATCCTAGCCAGAGCACTCGTCAAGGCGATCGAGATTACCCCGAAAGATATTCACTATTACAAGGAAAAGCCGGCTACCGGAGAACACGAGGTCAGCCAAACGATCGAAGTCACCCCGGAACGACAAACAGAATTAATCGACATTGAGGTAAAAGTGATGAACATCACGTCAGCTGCCGGGGCCCCACGTTCCCACCTGACGGCCATGTGTGAAAGCGAAAACATGGAAAAAGCGATAAAGTTCGGGCATGGTATCACACACGAGTTCGTGCTGAACAACAAACGGGTAGACCCGGACAACTATAAACTCGCCACGATCACGAAGCAACTCATCTCGTTTGGTCCGGAAAAAGCAAACGGGAAATGCCTCAATGATCACCAACTCGTCATGAATTTCATCCTCGTGAACGGAGAAACCCACACGGTTTCCCTTAACGTGAAAGATTTAATTGAAACTTCACATGACGGGGTACAAACCGTCCACAAAATCCGGGCCGAGGTGACTCTCCCGGAAGCCATCGGTAACGGTGACGGGGTTTTCCACCCGGAGGTTGAAGAATGGGAAGAAATTGAAACGGAATTACCAATTTAA